The sequence GCTGTAACTCCATTCAGGTTGAGAGTGGAAGCTGGATGGTGTATGAGCGGCCACACTTTATGGGTTACCAGTACTTTCTGCACAGGGGCAAGTATCCTGACTACCAACGGTGGATGGGTTTCAATGATTGTGTCAGATCCTGTCGAATGATCCCCCAAGTGAGCACTATCCTTGTACTTGCATCAAATCTTACAGCTTGGCCTACACTACAAACATttccttaatcagtatttttgtcttgttttcctatagaaatatctaaatatccttaaaataagTCATATAAATTTGTTTTCAGGAAATACATCATGGGTTAAGTTTTTGTTTCTTAAACTTCTTTCTTTTTACCAAAttcttttagtttttatcattattttttgcTGTGTCTAAATGTTGTTCAGCATTACATTgatgtttaaattaatatttttcaaacCATAGCACCAGGGATCCTACAGAATGATGATCTATGAACGCTCAGACTTTGGTGGTCAGATGATGGAGTTTTCTGATGACTGTCCATCCCTTTATGAGCGCTTCCACTACAATGATATCCATTCCTGCAATGTGCTAGATGGATACTGGATCTTCTACGAGCACCCCAATTACAGAGGCAGGCAATACCTCCTGAGACCTGGTGAGTACAGGAGGTACAGCGACTGGGGTGCCATGAGCTCAAGAATTGGTTCTATCAGACGTATTACCTTCTGAAACTGAGAGAGCTGCAATAAATTCAACAAACTGTACAAACTTTTCTTCTCTCCCCAATAACATTTACTATTGAAAtttgaaaataaagaaatcatgGTTGACATGTGGCTCTAAGTGGCTTCTACATAAATGCATACATACCAATTCATTTAACACCTCACTCACAAGTACATGTAATTGTATCAACTCTTTCTGCCTGGTGCCAATCAGTTTCATGAGAAACATTGGTGATGGTCCTTAGTCCAATAAACCTCTTTTATTAACATTCTGACCTTATTTATGTTTTTAGGTGTAGCTGGTGGTTATAAAGAATCAACACaggaaacaaaaatatattttttgggttttattctgatggctgatTTATCAAAAGGACAGCAGTCGATGGGGCCGTATTTAAGAAgggaatacaaaatatatataaactgtgaACAACAATGTCCCAAATGAGAACAAACATTATTCACTGAATTGCAGTACAATGAAAATACGGTAGTGGGTTTAATGTTAAATGAAatcacaaacagggcattagcctacccacaTGCCTGAACACATACATGCTTCcatcattcacagcatttatgcatttaagtacttgcttaaataactcaaagcatcttatgcatttaacacatgcttaaatacTCACAGTATTTGTCTTATTTGTGACCAGGATTTAAGGACAAGTATTGCAGTTTAAACAATTGAATACTCAAAACACATGTTTTCGAatataacatgtataataaatattcaGTAAACTAGAATACAcagggctataaatcattaaatgagataggattaattctaaatttacataccTAGTCCTTGCGTATATGCTAACGTGGTCAAACTTCAAACATGCAATcaatatgcatccttcaaaaatgatccataacaaacacAGGTGTTTTAACATGCAACTCTTCTGACcacatatttaatacaatttctaagcattttgtgtaaaatttgatatttacccaaataattatcaactgatgaacaaaaccgggagctctcttgcacaatgcaTATTCTCACTTCTCCAACCCGAGAATTTGCCGGACAAGGGGTGTCACAAAACTCAGTTGTGTAACAAAACTCTAGTCTTAAGGGCccatgtccaatttatgactagaattaaattaaatgtatccacttggctACATAGGGATAAATGGACTCTTAGAACTTTTTTGTAATAATGTAATGTCATCTCTATATTTTAATCTAAAGATTTGTTGGTACATGTTGAAACCTGTACAACTGTTAGGCTGGTATTAGTCACTAATTAGGCATTAATCACTGCAAGAATGTTGCAGTCACGGGTCTCCTTCTTCCGAGGGAAAGGTGAAGATACAGATGGCAGCCATTCAACACATCTTGTCCCGCCACAGCTCAAGATCCCGCATTTTGTATGCTCgtcgagggtgtccccctgtggcggtgaaaccccaggcagctctcagccccagcgtagagctccccgcaggaagcGGATGCCCACCATCTCACGGACCACATCCCGGACCCTGAAGGCTCCCAAGCACTCCAGAGATGGGAAACCTAGGGAGAGACACATCTGCCacagagctggtatccagaccactccattccctggtggagggccaggtaGAGAatttttgtttcctttcctttgcTTGCCGCACCCCCAACGGCTGCAGTACACATGTTGTCGCAACTGGAAACAGTTTCCTCACTCTCTGGGTCACTTAGCCAGTGCCCACCACTGACGTTCTCATGCCGATCAGGCACCGAGCAATTGCAGTCGGGCCTCCATGTAcacggagggaggtaagtgcttcgagcctctcctcagcacaaaCACCTCGAGATGAAGCAACGCTTCCCAACATGATGCCATCTGTTCCCCCTGCCGCAAGGCCCCACCTCCACGACTCGGCTAAACGATTCAGTTCACCTTACGAGCGAGcacgcgcagtcggtgctgaactacCTGAGTTCGTTCAGACTGAGCACAGCGGTTCCaatgaaaaaatttcagaggctcctggggcatatggcatcctcagcgatggtcgggccactcgggttgatgcactTGAGATTGCTTCAGCACTGGCCACAGACTCGCATCCCGCagaccctcaccccttcctgcagtaacttattcagcccttggacaaacCTCAgcagtccccctacagcaggtgttcagatgcaTCGTAGTTACTACGGACGCCTCCCAGTTGggctggggcgctgtgtgcaatgggcaatCAACCTCCTAGAGTTGCTGGCCGTATCTCTTGCCCTGCACAGATTTCTGCCGTTGATCCGCAGCAAGCATGTGTTGATTCACTTAGACAACACAGCGACACTAGCACACCACATAGAGAAAAATTATATCAGATAAAATCAGTTTAGATTTGAGATAAAATGAATGGGGACTATTGATTGTGAGCGCATAGCAACCTGGAAGAAACAAGGAAGCTGATTGGTCATTGAAACTGGCACAGATTACATAGAACCAGGTGTGTGTTATTACCAGCGTGCAGAGGGATCTTTGTTTGCAAAGTGGATGTGCTTCTCCTACCCAAGTTGGTGTTGTTGCTGGTTATAAAACCAAAGGAGAAAGATTGCTAAAACCTGCACGATTGTAGCCATTGAGTTGGAGTAAACCACATGCTGAGTTTGCTCAAGGACAGATGGGAAATGCCACAATGTGTTCATCAACTTTGAGATGCTACTGGTAGGATAAAGACTAATTTCTTTAGTGACTACAGACTGTTGAAAAGAACAGTTGTTTGTTAATGCTAGCGGTTTTAGCATCTAACATGCTAACTGGCCATGTGCAGTAAGTGCATTTGATTTAGTGTTGCTGTTGAACTGCTATGTAAATATATACTTTATGTGATTTCTAGTAAAATTGTTTTTGTCATTGCTGTGTATAGTGActcatttataattatatatggttTGTATTTTATCTGTATAGGTTATTAAGCTCAATATCTGACTTAAGCACTGAAAATAAGCAAAGAAGATCAAGTTGTTGCTGAAAGATTTTCAATAAATTGCTTCAGTGATGAAGAATCGGATGTTTTGAGTTATTTCATGTGCCTTCTGAAGTTGATTGAAGCCTTTTTTAAGTTTGAGCAGACATTGAGGCTGAGAATCCCTGTAGAACTTCacactcacgtcatcctgagaccccgaccaggctatgaccctgttcagggatcaggtagtgaaccttagcgttgctgtgcgcacctatttggatcgcacgaaggtgttagacactctgagcagctcttagtCTGCTTTGTTGGACAGTGGAAAgagaaagctgtctccaaaccgaggcttgcccactggatagTGGACGCCATTGCGTTGGCCAACCAGACCATGTTTCACAAACATCAAAAATCATTGCTCAATAGCAGGGGCATATTAACTATTTAAAAAGTGTCAATAAGCCCCTTCTGCACAAAgtaaatttatgtttatgttcaGCTTTAGATAGCACACCCAAGGACTGCTTAAGGTCTATAACTCGGAAAGGGTTTCAGTGAAGCCAAATTCTTTATATCATTGGCATACAAGGCACATGTCATCAAAGATGAGCATTAAATTATACAGATATTATAGGTAGAGAGTTTGAATTCTCTCCAGATTGCAATTTAAGAAATTGTTGGGTTTTCAACTAAACCCTACAGACCCCCTTTATCAATGTTCTCATGTGCAGTTCCTTGGTTATTACAGTACTTATcaaacaacctggtctcatagaatcacgttttTTCCAGTATTTACATTTTCAGTCTGAACTTAATTTTCAATCAAACccaagtccaaaaaaaaaaaaagtatcataaGTTGAAAGTATCATAAGttactgttacgaatgcagacagcgaaggcagacgaggagagcggatctaagtgcaagctttactttattgaaacacaaaaacacaaaggaaaaccctcaatgggaaaataaacataacacagaaaatacaggcagggaacacacaccggctaacaacattcaacgaaagacaaggactgaaccaaaaaccaggatataaatacacaaggacaggatgattacaaatgatacacaggtgagaacaatgaacaaaggggcaacggtaaaacaagacaaggtaaccctaacatagccccccctcaaggattggattccagacgatcaaaaattcacaaaacaaaaaaaacaggaagaacaaatgtccatagtctgggggggaagcttgtggtaggcagacagaccaaggggagcaacgaagggcaaacaggcagtccagggggcaatgaggggcagacagacagtccagggggcaacgaggggcagacaggcagtccagggggcaacgaggggcagacaggcagtccagggggcaacaaggggcagacaagaggtccaggggggcacagagggtaggcaggaagtccagggggcaacaaggggcagacaggcagtccaggaggcaacaaggggcagacaagaggtccaggggggcacagagggcaggcaggaagtccaagggggcacagagggcaaggacgggttcaggtggtctgggaggaggccacaggacgggaactgggtcagggggcctgggaggaggccacaggataggggctgggtcaggaggcctgggaggaggccacaggacaggggccgggtcaggaggcctgggaggaggccacaggacgggaactgggtcagggggcctgggaggaggccacaggataggggccgtgtcaggaggcctgggaggaggccacaggtcaggggccgggtcaggaggcctgggaggaggccacaggacaggggccgggtcaggaggcctggaagtctctgaggacggagctgaggaaggctcaggagacgaagtgaggaaggctcaggaggcggagccggggaaggctcaggaggcagagccgaggaaggctcaggaggcggagctgtaggaggctcaggaggctttgggggcggagccgtaggaggctcaggaggctctgggggcggagcagtaggaggctctggaggcggagccttaggaggctcgggaggcggagccgtaggaggcggagccgtgggacgttctggaggctcaggaggtggagccgtgggaggctcaagaggccttggggcggagccgtaggaggatcaggaggctctggggcggagctgtaggaggctcgggaggcggagccgtaggaggctcgggaggcgaagccgtaggaggctcgtgaggttctggaggcggagctgagggaggctcaggaggcagagccgtaggacgctctagaggcggagtcctagaaggctcgagagtctctgggagcagagccgtaggacgcttGAGAgccggagccctagaaggctctggagtctcggagcagagccgtaggaggctcgagaggcggagccctagaaagctctggagtctctgggagcagagccgtaggaggcccgggaggcggagccgtagggggctcggggagaagggccgtggaagactcgagaggctctggaggcggagccctggaaggctcgagaggcttgagaggcggagccctggaaggctcgagtgacttgaggggcggagccctgggaggcttgagaggcagagttctgaaaggctcgagaggcttgagaggcagagccctgggaggctcgggaagctcgagaggcggagccctgggaggctcgagaggcggagccctgaaaggcttgagaggcttgagaggcagagccctggaaggctcgagaggcttgagaggcggagccctggaaagcttgaaaggcggagctctggaaagctcggaaggcagagctctggaaagcttgggaagcttggaaggcggagctctaggaagctcggaaggcggagctctaggaagctcggaaggcagagctcttgaaagctcggaaggcggagctctggaaagctcgggaggctcggaaggtggagctctaggaagctcggaaggcggagctctggaaagctcgggaggctcggaaggcggagctctaggaagctcgggaggcagagctctggaaagctcgggaagcttggaaggcggagctctaggaagctcggaaggcggagctctaggaagctcggaaggcggagctctaggaagctcgaaaggcggagctcttgaaagctcggaaggcggagctctggaaagctcgtgaggctcggaaggcggagctctaggaagcttgggaggcagagctctggaaagctcgggaggctcggaaggcggagctctaggaagctcgggaggcggagctctggtaagctcggagggtggagctctggtaagctcagagggcggagctctggaaagctcgggtagcTCTGGAGGCAGCGCTCTGGAAagttcggagggcggagctctggaaagctcggaagacagagctctggaaagctcgggaggctcggaaggcggagctctggaaagctcggaaggcggagctctggaaagctcggaaggcggagctctggaaagctcggagggcggagctctggaaagctcggagggcggagctctggaaattttctttgaactgtggtaacttgtataactgacaaattaatgattatagcctgatgtacctctttaaaatgtgtgtaatgttttatccatgtggcATAACCAAGGACCTACCCAGTattatttgtaaccagggattgtcatgttttgttacctacacgtataatatccatgatATTATATCATATGTTTAGTATGTACATGTTCACTggcatatgcagagaaagcttATGACAACGAACAATGttactctgaaaagtcacttctgattggcgcaggacaccttaggggatgcggccaatttcagttcaaatgtttccaaattgGAAGAACACGTTTTTCTTCTCGTTTCTCCTGTCATCTCTCCTGctccgctgactgctcagactttgctctgactcttccctcgtggtcttctctggatctcgtcgTCCCGAGAAACTCGccactctctacggttcacacacgccctgcttcaaagccaacctcatcattcatacagacaataacttcgaTCTTACAGCGGTCCAAAACATAGAtagaacaaactttcgaccaagcgccaagaaccaagcaacacaaaggacgcaaggaaacaccactacacgcaagtacatctccaatattgtgctcaaagtgctggtgtattaattaaataatttgagtaatccgatagcaaatcgatgtagactcaaagaaggataaatggttcttcaggtattgtcaacagactccataaagttcattttcactgtactgatcatttatttcacattctgtcactcttctcaccaacctgcctcatgtatatatgtgttagattcgATTTaagtttagaatagtaataaagtttgtctgtgttcaaaaaCGATGTGACTGATATATTTTGatgaataatctcatccctgtttctaaatgaTTTTGTTTCAAATCTGAACCTAAATACgtatgatattattttcaataagccatgagaataaaataattccaataagtgaattaatcataattcacttattaaagctaattccttacagtagaaattgtgagcggatacgttgtattacgattttaatgggggagaataatctagttatttgtcattaatctaatttataatggttgacGAATGTGacaaattccattatacatttacaATATGTACATATTGTacatgtacaataaggacagttttatttagttcatagctcacatatttcgagaccctaaattcccttctaaatttagcataccaaatatccttacatataattctgtgagaatgagggcactctaaaagttccctcctaaatgtcgcaCCCCTAAATATCCTACAGTATCTTTACCGTCAGTAGACAGTCGTTCACAGGCTGCACTCACTCGCACATGATtttcatcactggcaaacgacTGAATGCAGCTGCAGGTTTTGTTTCATTGAATTGTTAGTAAATATTTACTTTATTCAGCATTGTTTTCGTTctctgtcttctaaagcatccCGTAACTGTTATTGCATGACAAAGAGCTTCAAACGATTCAGCCTGCACATTAGAAAACTTTGTTgagaagaaccgactcaaaagattGATTAATTCACGCATCGGGCATCAATTTGATTCACAAGCCCTTCTGAGTTTATGACCATGatcacaatggcatactatccatactaCTCTAAATGTGTTTTGCCAAACACTGGTATAACAGAAACAGAAAGAGTAGTGTGGTAGTAAGGCATTTAGTACAAGGTCCATTTGTTCTGTGGGGGGTGCCACAACACATCATAGGAACACACAGGGCACATTTTGTTTGACAAAGATTGAACACATACTTATTTGCTCAGTGCCCCCCAAGCGATGCCTTCCTAGGAGCTTGCTTTTGTCGCCTAATGGGTTGACCTGCCCTGATCATCTTAGTATGTATAATACTATAAGATATACGTTAGTTTGTTTTTACGATTTATGCAATTTCTGTCAGAGTTCAGCCAGTTATGTTGATTGTAATTTATTGTCTTTGGGGCTGAGCTCTGACACTCATATTTAGTGACTTGTCTAGTCTATGTGTGAGTGCATGGCTCATCCTTTTTGGCGCTGTCATGCATTCTCTTGTTTTGTAGGTTATTGGCATATTTTGTAGAGTGCATTGTTCTCATGTCATTCTTGCGGCATGCACGAGTGTcagttgttttgtgtttgtctctcGTGACCTCAGGCGTGCTTTAAGTTGTGCTTGCTTTGTGCTGTGCATCCGGGTCACGATCTGTTGTCATGTTGTTCTGGGATTCGGCCACTTCGGACTTCGGCCTGTTTATTTGTGGCCGAAACCTCACAAATGTCCTGTTTTGTCTGTCATTTGGCATGAGAGCATGTTGCCTTTGTCATGTTGTGTCTATGaaagcacgtggctttgtttagTTTCTGTATTACCACGTGTCTCTGTACACCCTGCCTCCTTGTCTGATCATTATTAGTTTATTggtttcacctgtccctcgttaacctGTTTGATTCCTCTCCCTTTGTTAGCTCCTCGTGTTTGCTGTTCTGTGCTGGATTGTTTCATTTGTTGGTTGGTTTCCTTCCCTGTCGTTCcctattttctattttaaataaaagctaATTGATGCCATTTGCACTTTGTGAGAGTGTATAGCGCGTCCTTTTGGCATTGTCATGCATTCTGTTGTCTTATTGGTTGCTGTCACGATTGCATTGCTCCTATGTAATTCTTGCGTGATGCACTCAtgtcaaatgttttgtgtttgtctctcGCAACCTTGTAATTCCTTAATTCCTTTGtttaagattactcaattcaaaagaattttatgaaaaagaaatgtgtaaatattcaaattatttttttgagtgtattatGGTTGTGCATGTGGTCTCTTGTCCTCTGTTCAGTATTCCAACAAATGCATAATCAAATTTTCCTTAATCATCCTTTATAAAGGGGAGTCACGTGACGCTATGTGAGGGTTGGTCACTTAAATGAGAGCTCTGCTTAAACTTTGCAACAATTATCTTTTTAAGCAATTTTTACCAGTGAAAACTATATTAGATTTGTTTGTAAAACTGTGCTAGGAGGGCAGaatgttgacattttttaaatcgaGAGCTACAAGCTAACCCACCTGCTTCCAAGGCTGATTTGAGAGCGGGCATAGGAAAAAGTAGGGGATATGGAAAATTGCAGCAAATGTAATAATGTTCTTTTCATTTGAATCCCCAAGGGAAAGGAAGGTTAGGATATAGAGAAGTTTTTGGACAGGCTTATTCCGAATTTGATCGACACAGCAGGCCTCCGGCTCGAGATAGAGTACATGCACAGAGCTCTCAGTCAGATTCCCCAGGCGGGTGACAGACACCGATCTATCTTGGCAAGATTCTTGCGGTCGGCAGACAGAGGAATAAAGGCAAGTTGTGCTGGGAGGACCAAAACATCATGGTTTTCCAAGACTTTGCTAGATCGACTCAAGTGAAGCGGGATGTAATCAAAGAGTGTAAACAATTGCTGCACCAACAGAAGGTAAGCTTCACACTGCTCTATTCGGCTAAGCTGAGAATTGATGGCAAGGATGGGCATAAGACTTTTACACGACCACAACAAACTATGGCCTTCATTAAATCATTGGAGTGAGCCGCTAACTTTGCCTGCACATCGTGCATTTTTCTGATGCATCCTGAGTGGGTTTTTTTGTTCTGTTGTCTGTCCATTGGCTCCTGCCTGATGCTTTTTTCCCTTTCCTTTTTCTCTCCCTTTGTTAACTTGCTGTAGAGCTCATTTGCTCACATTGTGGGTTCAATGTTATTGTTACTGgggtctattttatttatttattacattttattgaacATATTTATGTACAATTTAATGGAATGATTTATGTTaagaaaaaaggggaaaaacaacaaaacaaaacaaacaaacaaacaaacaaaaaaacatgcacgCTTCTCCGGAACTAGACCACAGATCGCTTGACGACTGCCGATGCTGTTGCACATGTtgagcaccggtgcaagaaggctcaatgTGGGAAATGGGTACTTACGCAGCACcggtgccagctgtgtgccattGCGTCTGTCCCAAGAGttgcttctgtcagggagtaccagagctggCATTGAGAATTGTCCtgggcaaagagatctacctgtgccatgccgaatcggacccaaatcagctggaccacctgggggtggagcctccactctccactgaatttcaagattggccgcaacctactgcctttttgggtatgatgatgtatgggctgtagagacccttattcatctcagctggagggacaggctctatcgcatccttgagtagtcccccccgtggaggcttgtgggacctctcgtaatgcaaataataggggctccAGCCACTTGCCTCAATTTTGAGCATCTTTGTGCacaacttacgaatcatattctttAGTGTCTGATTAAATAGTTCGGCCAAGTCATCCATTTGGGGGTGGTAAAAGCTGGTCCGAATCGATATAATCCCTATAATTCATACAGTTCGCATAGTGTACATtacataaacgttgtgccctgatcagtgaggttttctttcagaatccccactcgggagattattctgaagagtgcctccacaacactatgtACTGAGATGTTACGCAGAGGCATTGCTTCTGGATATCGtgttgcgtagtccaccagaaccaacacaaagtgatGCCTGCATTCCGTCTGCTCTAATGGCCCCACaagatccattccaattctttcgaaggggacctcaatcaacAGAAGGGGGCACAATGGCACTCTTGCCGTGGCCGGCGGATTAACCAGCTGTCATTCACAGCATGCCACACACCATCTGCGAGCATCCCCGTTGATGCCCGGTCAATAGAAATGGCCCAATAGATGGTTCAGTGTTTTTTCTTGCC comes from Xyrauchen texanus isolate HMW12.3.18 chromosome 18, RBS_HiC_50CHRs, whole genome shotgun sequence and encodes:
- the crygmxl1 gene encoding crystallin, gamma MX, like 1, whose translation is MGKIIFYEDRNFQGRSYECSSDCADLHSHFSRCNSIQVESGSWMVYERPHFMGYQYFLHRGKYPDYQRWMGFNDCVRSCRMIPQHQGSYRMMIYERSDFGGQMMEFSDDCPSLYERFHYNDIHSCNVLDGYWIFYEHPNYRGRQYLLRPGEYRRYSDWGAMSSRIGSIRRITF